One Thermoanaerobacter pseudethanolicus ATCC 33223 DNA window includes the following coding sequences:
- a CDS encoding ABC transporter permease: MKEFIYFAFKNTKFKIGLTILLFFLILAIIGPYISYYKDPLEYVSMSNLPPSRENWLGTTTFGQDVFTQFVYGLRSTFFIGLFGGGLATIIGLLIGFIAGYKGGLLDDLLMMLTNILIVIPTLALLIIIAAYLPYRGIGIQSVIIGLTAWPWTARAIRAQTLSLKSREFVNLAKITALRPLKIVLEEIAPNMMSYVVMVFILQFAGAILAAVGLDFIGLGPTRGISLGLMMQYSVLWNAIQLGMWWWFVPPGLAITMIVSSLYFLNIGLDEIFNPRLREE, from the coding sequence ATGAAAGAGTTTATATATTTTGCGTTTAAAAACACGAAATTTAAGATAGGCTTGACAATATTACTATTTTTTCTGATATTGGCTATAATTGGACCTTATATTTCTTACTATAAAGACCCATTGGAGTATGTCAGTATGAGCAATCTTCCTCCAAGCAGAGAAAACTGGTTAGGGACAACAACCTTTGGGCAAGATGTCTTTACCCAGTTTGTGTACGGACTAAGGTCGACATTTTTTATTGGATTATTTGGAGGAGGACTTGCCACAATAATAGGGCTTTTAATTGGTTTTATAGCAGGATACAAAGGCGGATTATTAGACGACCTTTTAATGATGTTGACGAACATATTAATAGTAATACCTACATTAGCTTTACTCATAATCATAGCAGCCTATTTACCCTATAGAGGAATAGGGATACAAAGCGTGATAATAGGTTTGACGGCATGGCCATGGACAGCAAGAGCTATACGTGCCCAAACTCTTTCGTTAAAATCAAGAGAATTTGTAAATTTAGCCAAAATAACAGCATTGAGACCATTAAAAATAGTTTTAGAAGAAATAGCGCCAAACATGATGTCCTACGTAGTAATGGTATTCATATTGCAGTTTGCAGGAGCAATATTAGCAGCAGTAGGATTGGATTTTATAGGATTGGGACCAACAAGGGGAATTTCATTAGGCTTAATGATGCAGTACTCAGTATTATGGAACGCAATTCAATTGGGAATGTGGTGGTGGTTTGTTCCTCCAGGGTTGGCAATCACAATGATAGTAAGTTCCTTGTATTTTCTCAATATAGGTCTTGATGAGATATTTAACCCAAGGCTGAGGGAGGAGTGA
- a CDS encoding ABC transporter permease — protein MLRYLIKKLYIYILTFFFAVTIDWLIPRFMPGDPILVLVSRFSGLPESAKVMYGYLIKAFGLDLPLWKQYLNFWIALFKGDLGISIYMYPKPVLDVIAQAIPYTLVVLLPSILLSWIVGNYIGAVAARHRSLDSRMLPIFYIITSIPYMWLGILLAWALGVVLGIFPIAGAYSFSMRPNWSWQFVVDFLRHWILPFLSLFIVQIGGWAIGMRNLIIYELEANYSRYLEALGASEGLIRRYAFKNAILPQITGLALQLGTIVAGSIATEVVFSYPGMGYMLLQGILNQDYFLVQGVFLFIIIGVLLANFLVDILYMIVDPRIRLGLGGENV, from the coding sequence ATGTTACGGTATTTAATAAAGAAGTTGTACATTTACATTTTGACTTTCTTTTTTGCAGTAACTATTGACTGGCTAATCCCCAGGTTTATGCCTGGGGACCCCATTCTTGTATTAGTTTCAAGATTTTCGGGGCTACCAGAGTCAGCAAAAGTAATGTATGGGTATCTAATCAAAGCTTTTGGCTTAGATCTACCTTTATGGAAACAATACCTTAACTTTTGGATAGCATTGTTTAAAGGTGATTTAGGAATTAGCATTTATATGTATCCTAAACCGGTTCTAGATGTTATAGCACAAGCTATACCTTACACATTAGTAGTGTTATTGCCATCAATTTTACTAAGTTGGATAGTAGGGAACTATATAGGAGCAGTAGCAGCGAGACACAGAAGCTTAGATTCCAGAATGTTGCCAATTTTTTATATAATTACATCTATACCATACATGTGGTTAGGAATACTATTAGCATGGGCATTAGGAGTTGTTCTTGGGATTTTCCCTATTGCAGGAGCTTATAGTTTTAGTATGAGACCGAATTGGTCATGGCAATTTGTAGTGGACTTTTTAAGACATTGGATATTGCCTTTTTTGTCTCTCTTTATAGTGCAAATTGGTGGTTGGGCGATAGGTATGAGAAATTTGATAATATATGAACTTGAAGCCAATTATTCAAGATATTTAGAAGCTTTAGGAGCATCAGAAGGGCTTATTAGAAGATATGCCTTTAAAAATGCTATACTTCCACAGATTACAGGTTTAGCGTTGCAATTAGGTACAATCGTAGCAGGGTCCATAGCAACAGAAGTAGTATTTTCTTATCCAGGAATGGGATATATGTTATTGCAAGGTATATTAAATCAGGATTATTTTTTGGTACAAGGAGTCTTCTTGTTTATAATCATAGGGGTATTACTTGCGAATTTCTTAGTTGATATACTCTACATGATTGTTGATCCAAGAATTAGACTAGGACTTGGAGGAGAAAATGTATGA
- a CDS encoding ABC transporter substrate-binding protein — MRRLLSLLLVLMLIMGALAGCGQKSQETSDKSNQQNANTQQVAQETTYQRNETVYFGGGLWSPPSNWNPLTPWNAVTGTVGLIYETLFNYDPLKNEFIPWLAEKGEWTSDNTYQITLRDGLTWQDGKPLTSEDVKFTFEIAKQYSEIYYSPMWQWLQSIETPDNKTVIFKFSTVNYHEWAYNLYQIPIIPKHIWADKSKDDMLNGANEKAIGSGPYLFDTYSNDRMVYKRNDNWWGIKAMNMTPAPKRIVYLIVPSNNVALGMLMKGELDLSNFFLPGIKTLKANYGITTFYDNPPYMIPDNTVFMFINTTKSPLNNVELRRAMAYAINPKVIAEKVYENQVEPANPLGFVPAKAWEEYYDKNVVNKYGYTYDPEKAKSILDAAGFKLGSDGVRTAPDGKRFKLEISVPYGWTDWMEAAKIVADQLKAVGIDAEAKFPDYSKYYEDLTKGTFDLSFNNFGSQVTSTPWTLYNWLFNKVQENGPQNNGNFGRFDVPGLQDLIAKFNQTKLGSPEAKQAAAQLEEIFLKNMPAIPLWYNGLWFQASNAAWENWPTEHDPYAYPVTWGGRWQTGGTMMLMKIKPKASQ; from the coding sequence ATGAGAAGGCTGTTAAGTCTATTATTAGTGTTAATGCTAATAATGGGCGCGTTAGCAGGCTGTGGACAAAAGAGTCAAGAAACAAGCGATAAATCGAACCAGCAAAATGCAAATACACAGCAAGTTGCACAGGAGACAACATATCAAAGAAACGAAACAGTATACTTTGGAGGTGGATTGTGGAGCCCGCCCAGCAACTGGAATCCGCTAACACCATGGAACGCTGTAACGGGTACAGTTGGATTAATTTATGAAACACTATTCAACTATGACCCGCTTAAAAACGAATTCATACCATGGTTAGCAGAGAAAGGTGAATGGACCTCTGATAATACTTATCAAATCACTTTAAGAGATGGGCTCACATGGCAAGATGGAAAACCTTTAACATCAGAGGACGTAAAATTTACATTTGAAATAGCAAAGCAATATTCAGAGATTTATTATAGCCCGATGTGGCAATGGTTGCAATCTATAGAGACACCGGACAACAAAACAGTAATATTTAAGTTCTCAACTGTAAACTATCATGAATGGGCATATAACTTGTATCAGATACCTATTATTCCAAAGCATATATGGGCAGATAAGTCAAAAGATGATATGTTAAATGGTGCAAATGAAAAGGCTATAGGTTCAGGACCCTATTTATTTGACACTTATAGCAATGATCGTATGGTCTACAAGAGGAATGACAACTGGTGGGGCATAAAAGCAATGAATATGACCCCAGCACCAAAGAGAATAGTTTATTTAATTGTGCCTAGTAACAACGTTGCATTGGGAATGCTAATGAAAGGTGAATTAGATTTAAGTAACTTTTTCCTTCCAGGTATAAAGACTTTGAAAGCTAACTACGGTATAACGACTTTTTATGATAATCCGCCATATATGATTCCAGATAATACTGTGTTTATGTTTATCAATACCACTAAATCTCCATTAAACAATGTTGAATTAAGGCGAGCAATGGCATATGCAATCAATCCTAAGGTAATAGCAGAAAAAGTATATGAAAACCAAGTAGAACCAGCAAATCCATTAGGATTTGTACCGGCTAAGGCTTGGGAAGAATATTATGATAAAAATGTAGTTAATAAATATGGCTATACCTATGATCCAGAAAAAGCGAAATCAATTTTGGATGCAGCAGGATTTAAATTAGGAAGTGATGGAGTAAGGACAGCACCCGATGGAAAAAGATTTAAGTTAGAGATTAGTGTGCCATATGGTTGGACAGATTGGATGGAAGCAGCTAAGATAGTTGCAGATCAATTAAAGGCAGTAGGAATCGATGCAGAAGCTAAATTCCCAGATTATAGTAAATATTATGAGGATTTAACGAAAGGAACATTTGATTTATCATTTAATAACTTTGGCAGCCAAGTCACGTCAACTCCATGGACTTTGTATAATTGGCTATTTAACAAAGTTCAAGAAAACGGTCCTCAGAATAATGGAAACTTTGGGCGCTTTGATGTGCCAGGATTACAAGACTTAATAGCAAAATTTAACCAAACAAAGCTAGGAAGTCCAGAAGCTAAGCAAGCAGCTGCACAACTTGAAGAGATTTTCTTAAAGAATATGCCAGCTATACCACTTTGGTACAATGGTCTCTGGTTCCAAGCATCAAATGCAGCATGGGAGAATTGGCCAACAGAACATGACCCATATGCTTATCCAGTTACTTGGGGTGGCAGATGGCAAACAGGTGGGACAATGATGTTGATGAAGATAAAACCGAAAGCTTCGCAATAA
- a CDS encoding LacI family DNA-binding transcriptional regulator, which translates to MNSKDIARIAGVSRSTVSRVINNYPNVPPETKEKVLKVIREYNYVPHASARMLRGKSSKTIGLVIVDLKKNSDIHKVYDNVYFGPFTTAVIDFANQLGYNVLVITVYKTRDYKKVREVFYNKTINGAIFIGVKNDDPDIKNLIEAGLKTAVIDQEIREDEDDAFNKSIIVNMDNVNGAYEATKYLINLGHTEIAHITGDMEKLSGFARLEGYKKALKEAGIPFKSSLVVKGDFVEESGYKAAYKLFKKAKPTAIFASNDQMAIGAMHALEEMGFKVPEDVSIIGFDDITISRYLKPALTTMSASLLQMAELAVENLIKSIEEEIAITAKFIVPVKLVERESCKRIEIQREKINDEYALSRK; encoded by the coding sequence ATGAATAGCAAGGATATTGCAAGGATTGCAGGTGTTTCACGTAGTACAGTTTCAAGAGTAATAAATAATTATCCGAATGTTCCGCCTGAGACTAAAGAAAAGGTCTTAAAAGTTATCAGGGAATATAATTATGTTCCTCACGCTTCAGCAAGGATGCTTAGAGGAAAAAGTTCAAAAACTATTGGATTGGTGATAGTTGATTTAAAGAAAAATAGTGATATTCATAAGGTGTATGATAATGTTTACTTTGGGCCTTTTACGACGGCGGTTATTGATTTTGCGAATCAATTAGGCTATAACGTGCTTGTGATAACTGTTTACAAAACAAGAGATTACAAGAAAGTAAGAGAAGTCTTTTATAACAAGACTATAAACGGTGCGATTTTTATTGGAGTAAAAAATGATGATCCAGATATAAAAAATTTAATTGAGGCTGGATTGAAGACTGCTGTAATCGACCAGGAAATTAGGGAAGATGAAGATGACGCTTTTAACAAAAGCATTATAGTGAACATGGATAATGTAAATGGTGCGTATGAAGCGACAAAATATCTAATCAATTTAGGGCATACGGAAATTGCTCATATAACAGGTGATATGGAAAAACTTTCTGGATTTGCAAGATTAGAAGGATATAAAAAAGCATTGAAAGAAGCGGGTATTCCTTTTAAAAGCAGCTTAGTTGTAAAAGGCGATTTTGTTGAAGAAAGTGGTTATAAAGCTGCATATAAATTATTTAAAAAGGCAAAACCGACTGCAATTTTTGCATCAAACGATCAAATGGCTATAGGAGCTATGCATGCTTTAGAAGAGATGGGATTTAAAGTACCTGAAGATGTTTCTATAATCGGATTTGATGATATTACAATATCTCGTTATTTAAAACCTGCTTTAACAACAATGAGTGCGTCTTTATTGCAAATGGCGGAATTGGCGGTAGAAAATTTGATTAAGTCTATTGAAGAAGAAATAGCTATTACAGCTAAATTTATTGTTCCTGTAAAACTTGTGGAAAGAGAATCTTGTAAAAGGATTGAAATACAAAGAGAAAAAATTAATGATGAATATGCACTAAGTAGGAAATAA
- a CDS encoding TSUP family transporter — protein MSIEYIVALCGIGFAAAFIDSIAGGGGIISLPGLLVLGVPPAFALGTNKFAASCASFTSSLTFIKYRVYDGDLLKYLVFGTLLGAILGVKTVLLLDSSQLRIIIIILMMFVAIYTLFVKNIGNENKFEGVNKKTIAIGLIISIILGFYDGFFGPGTGSFYIFLFLTLLNYDFKISAGNGKILNFVSNITSLIMFALHGKILYSIAIPMALAMILGARLGTKLAIKNGARLIRPILISVTLLYAVKMIFDITNH, from the coding sequence TTGTCAATTGAATATATTGTAGCACTTTGCGGTATAGGATTTGCAGCTGCTTTTATTGATTCTATAGCGGGTGGAGGCGGTATAATAAGCCTTCCAGGGCTTTTAGTACTTGGAGTACCTCCAGCTTTTGCGCTTGGAACTAACAAATTTGCTGCTTCTTGTGCTTCTTTTACTAGTTCTTTAACTTTTATAAAGTATAGAGTGTATGATGGAGATTTGTTAAAATACTTAGTATTTGGGACTTTATTAGGTGCAATTCTTGGAGTCAAAACTGTACTTTTGTTAGATAGCTCGCAATTAAGGATAATTATAATTATTCTAATGATGTTTGTTGCAATATATACCTTGTTTGTTAAAAATATAGGCAATGAAAACAAATTTGAAGGCGTTAATAAAAAGACTATTGCAATAGGCCTTATAATTTCTATAATTCTTGGCTTTTATGATGGCTTTTTTGGACCGGGAACAGGTTCATTTTACATTTTTTTATTCTTAACACTTTTGAATTATGATTTTAAAATAAGTGCAGGAAATGGGAAAATACTGAATTTTGTAAGCAATATAACTTCACTAATTATGTTTGCGTTACATGGTAAGATATTGTATTCTATTGCAATTCCCATGGCGTTAGCAATGATACTGGGGGCAAGATTGGGGACAAAGCTGGCTATAAAAAATGGAGCTCGGCTTATAAGGCCTATATTGATTTCTGTCACTTTGTTGTATGCAGTGAAAATGATTTTTGATATAACAAATCATTAA
- the dusB gene encoding tRNA dihydrouridine synthase DusB — protein sequence MKIGDVVLKNNVFLSPMAGVTDKSFRLICQEMGCGLAYTEMVSAKGLYYGSENTKVLTDIDEEEKVALQIFGSDPDIMGEIARRLNDSKALILDINMGCPTPKIVKNGDGAALMLKPELAEKVMESVVKASNKPVTVKIRKGWDDNHVNAVEIAQIAEKAGIKAVAVHGRTREQFYSGKADWSIIKKVKESVKIPVIGNGDIFTPEDAKRMLEETGCDAILIGRGAQGNPWIFKRTVHFLNTGELLPEPTIQEKIEVIIRHLEMMIEYKGERTGILEMRKHIAWYLKGLYGSAKLREAVFKMEKYEQIKEFLLNIAKTYAD from the coding sequence TTGAAAATAGGCGATGTAGTTTTAAAAAATAACGTATTTTTGTCTCCTATGGCAGGAGTTACAGATAAGTCCTTTAGATTGATTTGTCAAGAAATGGGTTGTGGCCTTGCATACACAGAAATGGTTAGTGCCAAAGGCCTTTATTATGGCAGTGAAAATACAAAAGTGTTGACAGATATTGATGAGGAAGAGAAGGTGGCTCTTCAAATATTTGGTTCTGATCCAGATATTATGGGGGAGATAGCAAGAAGGCTAAATGACAGCAAAGCTTTAATTCTCGATATAAACATGGGATGTCCTACCCCTAAAATAGTTAAAAATGGTGATGGAGCAGCACTCATGCTAAAACCAGAATTAGCAGAAAAAGTAATGGAATCTGTTGTGAAAGCATCAAATAAACCTGTGACAGTTAAAATAAGAAAAGGGTGGGATGATAATCACGTAAATGCTGTAGAAATAGCACAAATTGCTGAAAAGGCTGGCATTAAAGCAGTAGCAGTACATGGAAGGACGAGAGAACAATTTTATTCTGGAAAAGCAGACTGGAGTATAATAAAAAAAGTTAAAGAAAGCGTAAAAATACCTGTTATTGGTAATGGCGATATATTTACACCAGAAGATGCAAAAAGAATGTTGGAGGAAACGGGATGTGATGCAATTTTAATAGGACGAGGGGCGCAGGGCAATCCTTGGATATTTAAAAGAACTGTACATTTTTTAAATACCGGAGAATTACTTCCTGAGCCGACAATACAAGAAAAAATAGAAGTGATTATCAGGCATTTGGAAATGATGATAGAATACAAAGGTGAACGTACAGGTATTCTTGAAATGAGAAAACATATTGCTTGGTATTTAAAGGGATTATATGGCAGCGCCAAACTCAGGGAAGCAGTATTTAAAATGGAAAAATATGAGCAAATAAAAGAGTTTTTATTAAATATAGCAAAGACCTATGCAGATTGA
- a CDS encoding 5'-nucleotidase C-terminal domain-containing protein, translated as MFRSRSRILAIFVGAIMVFSMFFSAVPQIAFAATSKTFDFIEVTDFHGYLQNDGKLSDGTIYKQQIAGVLAKQIKDIKAQNPDRTVILSDGDMFQGTPLSNVLKGQPVIEMIKNIGFDAMTLGNHEYDWGIDSVIDTQNATLKNSTIPVLAANVYDKTTGQPVNYVKPYVMIEKDGVKIGIIGIVDNKEFPNIIMPAYIQNVEFKDPVPIVNDLAQQLRQQGAQIVVVLAHMGAYQDKSGNATGNLIDFAKQVQGVDAIFGGHTHSIVTTRVNGIPVGVAYYYGRGFIDLKITLNNDGTVTTGDMQYIDITGLYSTQNPVVDPEVQAIVDKAVQDVGPIFNEVIGQAAIDLTRTQSAQPYGDSLLGNWAAQVTKDAVGADFGFANNGGLRIDIPKGDITVGMMYQLMPFDNTIVTMKMTGAQVKTILEQAVQDGGKGIQVAGLTFKYDPSKPSMQRVFDMRKSDGTPILMDKTYLVATNNFMGTGGDGFTGFTDPDVVKTYVDTYKLVRDAFIDAVKAQKTVTSKIDNRIAPAKMSDATIAVLATSDIHGNIFPWDYNTAKPANQGLAKVSTYVKQVRAQYPYVVLVDNGDTIQGTPLSYYYDKIDTTTEYPLAKVMGAMKYDTWTLGNHEYNYGLDVLNRVINDMRNEGIHVLSANTYKDDGTNFVDPYYIKTFDTPQGPVKVGILGLTTKTIPSWEDKDHYAGLHFNDLVEEANKWVPKLREAGADIVVVAMHSGEESPTDVIPENQVIAVATQVNGIDAIVAGHTHAIISQHTYKNPAGETVIVTEPGKWGQYVSQINFNISKNADGKWVIDSKWSATIKMDDSVQADPDILNLAQPYQDATLKYIGTKIGVATGDFLGTEQTVKETAIMDLINKVQKYYAKTDLSIAAPLSSSAKILKGDITIQDIMGVYVYENYLYGIKMTGKQLKDWLEWSARYYKQVSSPNDPITKDPTLNIPDYNLDQLYGASYVIDLTQPAGHRIKNLKVNGKLVKDDDVFTVAINNYRFNGGGGFMQAAGITNPEIVFDSAKAYGDDGQVRNLMIRYIQEHGTITPTVEKYWYVSTTPVAEETPSPVTQPTPAPTPQPQPAPQPVYNYGIVTASALNVRAGASTSSKIIGVLPAGKVVTLLEEVNGWYKIDYNGKTGYIYGKYVAATPNPSKVTVLKAVKVTAKSGLNVRVGNSINAKKIGAVPYGTELKVVGEYNGWYQIQYNGGFGYVYAKYTK; from the coding sequence ATGTTTAGGTCAAGGTCAAGGATACTTGCAATATTTGTTGGAGCAATAATGGTATTTAGCATGTTTTTCTCTGCGGTACCGCAGATAGCCTTTGCTGCAACGTCCAAAACATTTGACTTTATAGAAGTCACCGATTTTCACGGTTATTTACAAAATGACGGTAAATTAAGTGATGGGACAATTTATAAGCAGCAAATAGCAGGTGTTTTGGCAAAACAAATTAAAGACATAAAAGCTCAAAATCCTGACAGAACTGTAATTTTATCTGACGGAGATATGTTCCAGGGAACGCCGCTTTCCAACGTCTTAAAAGGACAACCAGTCATTGAAATGATAAAAAATATTGGTTTTGATGCAATGACTCTTGGAAACCATGAATATGATTGGGGAATTGATTCGGTAATTGATACGCAAAATGCTACATTGAAAAATTCTACAATTCCTGTTCTTGCAGCAAATGTGTATGATAAAACAACGGGGCAACCGGTGAATTATGTAAAACCATATGTAATGATTGAAAAAGATGGAGTAAAAATCGGTATAATTGGCATCGTAGACAATAAAGAATTCCCAAATATAATAATGCCTGCATATATACAAAATGTTGAATTTAAAGATCCTGTTCCAATTGTAAATGACTTAGCACAGCAGTTAAGACAACAAGGTGCGCAAATAGTTGTTGTACTGGCACATATGGGTGCATATCAAGATAAGTCAGGTAATGCAACAGGTAATCTTATAGACTTTGCAAAGCAAGTTCAAGGTGTAGATGCGATATTTGGTGGACATACACATTCAATTGTCACTACAAGAGTAAATGGAATTCCTGTAGGGGTTGCTTACTATTATGGCAGAGGATTCATCGATTTAAAGATAACATTAAATAATGATGGCACGGTTACAACAGGCGATATGCAATACATTGATATTACAGGTTTGTATTCTACACAAAATCCTGTAGTGGATCCTGAAGTACAAGCCATTGTTGATAAAGCTGTTCAAGATGTAGGACCAATATTTAACGAAGTGATAGGTCAAGCTGCAATTGACTTGACAAGGACTCAAAGTGCGCAACCTTATGGAGATTCTCTCTTAGGCAATTGGGCAGCACAAGTGACAAAGGATGCAGTTGGAGCAGATTTTGGATTTGCCAATAATGGTGGGCTTAGGATAGATATTCCAAAAGGCGATATAACTGTTGGAATGATGTATCAATTGATGCCTTTTGACAACACAATAGTTACAATGAAAATGACAGGGGCGCAAGTAAAAACTATCCTTGAGCAGGCTGTACAAGATGGTGGCAAGGGTATACAGGTTGCGGGACTTACTTTCAAGTATGATCCATCTAAGCCTTCAATGCAAAGAGTATTTGATATGAGAAAGTCCGACGGAACGCCAATACTCATGGATAAAACTTATCTTGTTGCGACAAACAACTTTATGGGCACTGGCGGAGATGGCTTTACAGGATTTACAGACCCTGATGTTGTAAAAACTTATGTTGACACATATAAGCTTGTAAGAGATGCATTCATAGATGCAGTTAAAGCCCAAAAGACAGTTACTTCAAAAATAGATAATAGAATTGCACCGGCTAAAATGAGTGATGCGACAATAGCAGTACTTGCTACGTCAGATATACATGGCAATATATTCCCATGGGACTACAATACTGCAAAACCAGCAAATCAAGGTCTTGCAAAGGTATCTACTTATGTAAAACAGGTAAGAGCGCAATATCCTTATGTGGTATTAGTAGACAATGGAGACACAATACAAGGAACACCACTTTCTTACTATTATGACAAGATAGATACCACTACAGAGTATCCATTAGCAAAAGTAATGGGAGCAATGAAATACGATACCTGGACATTGGGCAACCATGAATACAATTATGGGCTTGACGTTTTGAATAGGGTTATAAATGATATGAGAAATGAAGGCATACATGTGCTTTCAGCAAATACTTACAAAGATGACGGAACAAACTTTGTTGACCCTTACTATATTAAGACATTTGATACGCCACAAGGACCTGTAAAAGTGGGTATATTAGGCCTTACGACTAAAACTATACCATCATGGGAAGATAAAGACCACTATGCAGGATTACACTTCAATGACCTTGTAGAGGAAGCAAATAAGTGGGTACCAAAGTTAAGAGAAGCAGGAGCAGACATTGTAGTTGTTGCAATGCACTCTGGTGAAGAATCACCGACAGATGTAATACCTGAAAATCAAGTTATTGCTGTAGCAACGCAAGTAAATGGCATTGATGCAATAGTTGCAGGACATACACATGCTATTATATCACAGCACACATATAAGAACCCGGCAGGAGAAACAGTTATAGTGACAGAACCTGGTAAATGGGGACAATATGTATCACAGATAAACTTTAATATAAGCAAAAATGCTGATGGAAAATGGGTAATAGATAGCAAATGGAGTGCAACTATAAAAATGGATGATTCTGTACAAGCAGACCCCGATATTTTAAACCTTGCACAACCATATCAAGATGCAACACTTAAATATATAGGAACAAAAATCGGTGTTGCAACAGGTGACTTCTTAGGTACTGAACAGACAGTAAAAGAGACAGCTATAATGGACCTTATCAATAAAGTTCAAAAATATTATGCAAAAACTGATCTGTCAATTGCTGCACCACTTAGCAGCTCAGCGAAGATATTGAAAGGCGATATAACAATTCAAGACATCATGGGTGTATATGTATATGAAAACTATTTGTATGGAATAAAGATGACTGGGAAACAGTTAAAAGACTGGTTGGAATGGTCAGCAAGGTATTACAAACAAGTTTCCTCGCCAAATGATCCTATAACAAAAGATCCTACTTTGAATATACCTGATTACAATCTTGACCAATTGTACGGTGCAAGCTATGTAATAGATTTAACACAACCTGCAGGACATAGAATTAAGAATCTCAAAGTCAATGGCAAACTTGTAAAAGATGACGATGTATTCACAGTAGCAATAAACAACTACAGATTCAACGGCGGCGGTGGATTTATGCAAGCTGCTGGAATAACAAATCCAGAAATTGTATTTGATTCCGCAAAAGCTTATGGCGACGACGGACAGGTAAGGAATTTGATGATCAGATATATTCAAGAGCATGGTACAATTACACCAACCGTCGAGAAATACTGGTATGTATCAACTACTCCTGTGGCAGAAGAAACACCATCACCAGTAACACAACCAACGCCCGCTCCAACTCCGCAACCACAACCTGCACCACAACCTGTATACAACTATGGCATTGTAACTGCATCAGCGCTTAATGTGAGGGCAGGTGCAAGCACTTCAAGCAAAATTATAGGAGTACTTCCTGCCGGAAAAGTTGTGACATTGCTTGAAGAAGTCAATGGATGGTACAAGATTGACTACAATGGCAAAACAGGATACATTTACGGCAAATACGTTGCTGCAACGCCAAATCCGTCAAAGGTAACTGTTTTGAAAGCTGTAAAAGTCACTGCTAAGAGCGGATTAAATGTAAGAGTAGGGAATTCTATAAATGCAAAGAAGATAGGAGCAGTACCATATGGTACAGAACTAAAAGTAGTTGGAGAATATAATGGATGGTATCAGATACAGTATAATGGCGGATTTGGATATGTATACGCAAAATATACAAAATAG